The genomic segment TGCGAGGGACGCGCACCGCCCGCGTTGCCGCGGTTGCCAGCGCTGCCCTGATTCCCAATACCGCCCCGATCACCGACGCCGCCCTGGTCACCGCGGCCCTGATCCCGGAACTGCGCCTGGTTCCGCCCCTGGTCAAATTTCGGCGCGCTGCCGAAGTCGCCGCCGCGATTGCCGCCGACGCCGTTGCGATCGCCTACACCGTTCCGTCCACCGACTCCGTTGCGATCGCCGACCCCATTGCGGCCTCCAACACCGCCCACGCCACCGACTCCTCCAACTCCACCGGCTCCGCCCACTCGACCCGGCCCGCCGACGCCGCCAACTCCACCCGCGCCACCGGCACGGGCCGGAAGCTGCGAGGGCCGATTCCCACCCTGATAATTCCGGTTGTAGTTGCTGCGGTTCGTGAACGTGTTCGAAGTGGAGACGTACGTATTCCGGTTGTAGGTCACGCTGGCGTTATTCCAGCCACAGCCCCATGAGTTGTAGCCCCAGCCACAGCAGTTGTTGCTCATCATTGCGCCCACCATCATCCCGACGCCGAACGAGACCAGCCCGGTCGTGACCATGGCTGCGGTGGAGTAACCCGGATACGGCGCCACCGGCGCACCGTACACCACCGTCGGGTTGTACTGCGGCACGTACACAACCTCGGGCGACGAGTTTTGAATCACGATCGTCTGCGGAGGAGCCTGCACCACGGTAGTCTGGCCGCCCTCAACCGATACTTGCTGCGCCTCGGCCGATGACTGCGCCGGCGCCGCTGACGGCGCCTGGTTCTGCACCTGCACGTTCTGCTGCGGCCCGCTCTTCAAGTTCCCCGCCTGGTATGCCCGCTGGCGCATCACCTGCACCGCGTTCATCACGTTCTGCGGCGAGTTGAAATACGCGTCGCCCAGGGCCGACGTCCATGACAGGTTGCCCGACATCTGCTGCAGCACGTCAGGAAACTGCGTCAGTCCTTTGACGCTGTTATCCCAGTTCTGCTGGTCCACGGCCTGCATCAGCTGCGGCCCCTTCACGCCCGGGTTCTGCTGCAGATAGTTCCACGCGGCAGTCACCTGGTCCGGGAACGTCGAAGCCGCCAACACCTGCGCCAGCAGATTGTCAGGGAACAGCGCAATGGGCGCTACCATCTGGTAGAGCTCATCGGGCGTTGGCATCGCATAGGTGACCGCAGGCGCCTGGTCCTTCTTCGCCTCTTTCTTGCAGCTCTCTAATCCCATCGTGCTGATCACGAGAGAGGCGCAAAGCAGGACCGCTATCGGTTGCTGGGAGTTTGCCATCTCACTTACCCCGGCTGCGAACGTACAGCCGCTGGCAAACCTCGCGGAACTGTCAATTTGTGTGAGTGCCGTCTCCGGAGATCCAGCTACTCGTCCCCGCCCGGATTCGGATCGGTCGATGGCGGGTCGCTGGCCGGAAACGAATCCTCAATCGTCTTGTCCAGGTGGTGTTCCCGGCTCTCCTGGTCCTTCTGCCGCCCTTGTTTGCCCGCACCGCTCTCCGCTGAACTACGGCCCTTCTCAATCTTCTCGGCTGACATTCGAAATCCCTCCGCACCGTTTTGGATGCGTCGAGTCCGCTCTACTGCAGCCGCGCCCTTCAATCTCAGATCACCCACGTATACTTCCGCCATCACCTCAGGAGCTTCCTCCCATGCGCTCACTCCAGTTGGCTGCTCTCCTCGCTCTCGCCACCGTTGCCGCCGCGCAAACGCCGCCCTCCACCAAGACCCCCACCATCGATCAGTCGCTCGAGACCTTCAGCGTGAACGCCCCGCAGCTCTCGCCCGATGGCAAGCGCGTCATCTACGAGCAGAGCCGCACCAACTGGGAGAACAACTCTTTTGATACCGAACTCTGGATCGCGAATGCCGACGGCACAGAGCGTCATCTGCTCACCGTCCGCGCCGGCTCCAGTTCCAGCGCATCCTGGTCTCCGGACGGCCAATGGATCGCCTTCCTCTCCGATCGCCCCGCCGCCCTCAAAGACTCGCCCTCGGGCCAACGCCAGCTCTACCTCATGCCGGCCGACGGCGGCGACGCCCAGCAAATCACGAAGATGGAGCACGGCATCAACGGCTTCGAGTGGGCTCCGGATTCGAAACACATCGCCTTCGCCGCTGAAGGCGCCGACCCCAAGACCTTGAAAGACCGCAAGGACTACTTCGGCGACTACCACGTCATCCACGCCGACTACCAGATGACCCATCTCTGGCTCATCGAGATACCGCGAGCCGACCTCGCCGGCCGCTTTCCCAAGCCCGCCGATCCAAAGCAACTCACCAAAGACGACTACACCATCAACGACTTCTCCTTCTCGCCTGACGGCAAGCACATCGCCTTCAGCGCCCAGCGCGATCCCGACCTGATCTCCGGCTTCTCCGCCGACATCTACACCGTCACCGTTCCCGACGGCGCGATCAAAAAGATCGTCGACACGCCCGGCCCTGACGGCAATCCGCAGTGGTCACCAGACGGCAAGCAGATCGCCTATGAGACCTCCAACGGCAACAAGTACTTCTTCTACACCGACCAGCGGCTCGCCGTAGTCCCTGCCGACGGCGGAACTCCGCAGGTCCTCACTGCAGACTTCGACGAAGACCCCGGTCTCATTCGCTGGGCACCGGAAGGCATCTACTTCTCCGCCCTGCAGAAGATGAGTTCGTCGCTGTTTCTCCTCGATCCCGCAACCAAGGCAGTCAAGAAGATCGAGATGCCGGGCAGCACGGTCGCCGGCAGCTTCTCCTTCTCCCGAGACTTCAAGGCGCTTGCCTTTCGAGGCTCTGCTGAAAACCGCTTCGCCGAAATCTACGTCTCAACGCTTCCCTCAGCCGCGCCGGTGCAGATCACCCATGCGAGCGACCAGCTCTCCGCATTCACGCTCGCCCACCGCGAAGCAGTGCAATGGAAATCGGGTGACGGCACAACCATCGAAGGCGTCCTCTACAAGCCCGCCGACTTCGATGCGCACAAGAAGTACCCGCTCCTTGTCGTGATTCACGGCGGCCCTACGGGCATCGACATGCCCCTCATCAACGCCGACCGCTACTACCCTATTGAGCGCTTCGTTGCGCGCGGCGCGCTCATCCTCCGTCCCAACTATCGCGGCTCGGCCGGATACGGCGAAGCTTTCCGCTCGCTCAACGTGCGCAACCTCGGCGTGGGCGACTACGCCGACGTGATCTCCGGTGTCGACTCCCTCATCGCGCAGGGCGTCGTCGACAAAGACCGTGTGGGCTCCATGGGCTGGAGCGAAGGCGGCTACATCTCCGCATTCATCACCGCCTCTAGTAACCGCTTCAAAGCTGTCAGCGTAGGCGCCGGCATCTCCGACTGGACGACCTACTACGCCAACACCGACATCACGCCCTTCACGCCACAGTACCTGCACGCAACACCCTGGGACGATCCTGAGATCTACGCTAAGACCTCGCCCATCCACTACATCGCACACGCGGAAACGCCCACGCTCATTCAGCAGGGCTCGAACGACCGCCGAGTGCCCGTGCCCAACTCGTTCGAACTGCGCCAGGCGCTCGAAGACCGCGGCGTACCCGTGAAGATGGTGCTCTATGAAGGCTTCGGCCACGGCATCAACAAGCCCAAGCAGCAGCGCGCCGTCATGGAAGAGAACGAACTCTGGTTCAACCACTACATCTTCGGCGATCCCCTGCCCGCTTCACTCACGCCGGTAGTTCCGCCGAAGCCCGTCGAGAAGTAATACTTACCCGAACCCCTGCTCTTTACAGCTTGCATAGCCCTCGTCTCCTCTGCTAAAACGTTTTTGCTCCGATTTAGCAGTTGAAGGGAAGTCTTTATGAAGGGCATTACACGCCGTTTCTTTGGCAAAATCATGGCCGGGTCGGCCGCTGCAGCGGCATCCGGATTGTCGTTACCCGCATTCGCGAAGAGCCAGGCCTCCGGCTCCGCCCCGAACCCCACGCGCCTCCAATATCCAGAGGGCTTCCTCTGGGGATGTGCCACCGCCTCGTATCAAATCGAAGGCGGCGCAAAGGATGGCGGCCGCGGCCCCTCGCTCTGGGACGTCTTCTCGCACACGCCCGGCAAAACCCACGAGGGCGACACCGGCGACGTAGCCGACGACTCCTACCACCTCTATAAAGAAGATGTCAGGCTGCTCAAGAATCTCGGCGTCCAGACCTACCGTATGTCGATGTCATGGTCGCGCATCTTTCCCGAGGGCAAAGGCAAGGTCAACCAGACCGGCGTTGATTACTACAGCAACGTGGTCGACGAGTTGCTCAAGAACAACATCACGCCTTACATCACCCTCTTCCACTGGGATACGCCCGCCGCACTCGCCGGTGGATGGCAGAACCGTGACACGTCGAAGGCCTTCGCCGACTACGCCGCATTCATTACCAAGAAGCTCGGCGATCGCGTAAAGCACTGGATGACGACAAATGAGTTCGTCTGCTTCACCGATCTCGGCTACAAGATCGGCCAATTTGCGCCCGGACTCAAACTCCCTGATGCGCAGGTGAACCAGGTCCGGCATCACGGCATCCTCGCCCACGGCCTCGCCGTCCAGGCTATTCGCGCCAACACGCCCAGCGGCACCCAGGTCGGCCTGGCGGAGAACGCCACCGTCTACGTGCCCATCATCGAAACAAAGGAACACGTCGAAGCCGCGCAGAAAGCCACGCGTTTAGGTAACGCTCCGTTCCTCACCGCGCTCATGGAAGGCAAGTACATGAACCTTTACCTTGAGCGCGAAGGAGCCAACGCGCCCAAGGTGGAAGAAGGCGACTTCAAGGCCATCTCCAGCCCGCTCGACTTCGTCGGCATCAACGTCTACACGCCGTTCTTCGTGCGTGCCGACGATTCCAAGCAGGGCTACGCCGAAATTCCCTACCCCACGTCGCAGCCCAAAATGGCCTCGCCGTGGATCCTGCTCGCCCCCGAGTGCCTCTACTGGGCCGTCCGCAACGTCGTCGACCTCTGGAAGATTCCCGCCCTCTACATCACAGAGAACGGCACCTCCTCCGACGACGTCATCAACTCGGCCGGCCGCATCGACGACATCGATCGCATCATGTATCTGCGCAACCATCTGTCGCATCTGCACCGCGCCGTCTCCGAGGGATACCCGGTCAAGGGCTACTTCCTCTGGAGCCTGCTCGACAATTTCGAGTGGGCCGATGGCTACTCCAAGCGCTTCGGCATCCACTACGTGGACTTCAAAACACAAAAGCGGACTCCGAAGCTCAGCGCCGAGTGGTACAAGAACACGATCGCTCAGAATGCAGTCCTGTAGCTGCAAGAGCCCGGCGTTCCTCAGCTAACAGAAACGGCCTCGCGAGCAGCGAGGCCGTTTCTGCTTTGCCGACGCGCTTTACTCCGGCTTTCCGATCGAATGGTCTTCGTACGCCTTCTGCACCACCGAAAACGCCAGCTTCTTCTCGCCCTTCTCCGATAGCAGCCCCTTGCGATTAAACCCATCCTGCAGCTTCGGAATGTTCCGGCTCGGCGAACGGAAATCCATCAGCACCCACGGCGTCACACCGCGCAATTGCGGAATCTTGCGCAGCATGGCAAACTGATGCGCCAGCACGTTGGCCTGCTGCTCCTCGGTCCAACGCGCATGGTCTCCTCCGTGATTGCCATACTTCGCCTCGGCCCCAAACTCCGAGAAGATGATTGGCTTCTCCGGCAGCACCCAGCGCGTGTTGTCCGCGTCTTCGGGTTTACCTACGTACCACCCGATATATTCGTTAATTCCCACCATGTCGAGCGCATCGGCCAGTTTGTCATCCAGCACCATCGCACCATCTTTGGGCCTGGCACTGTTGAGGGCCGAGGTGATCAGCCGCGTCGGATCAAGTTGCCGAGCCTCATTCGCCAGCCGGGTAAGGAACTCCGTGCGCACCGGGTTATCGGGTGTCTCGTTCGACACCGACCAGAGAATCACTGATGCCTTGTTGCGATCCCGTCGGATCATCTCCCGCAGCAACGCCTCGTCTTTCGCGAACACCTCGGGCTTATCGAACGAAATGCGCTGCCAGTTCGGGATCTCCGACCAGATGAGAATCCCCTGCCGGTCAGCCATC from the Occallatibacter riparius genome contains:
- a CDS encoding DUF3300 domain-containing protein, whose amino-acid sequence is MANSQQPIAVLLCASLVISTMGLESCKKEAKKDQAPAVTYAMPTPDELYQMVAPIALFPDNLLAQVLAASTFPDQVTAAWNYLQQNPGVKGPQLMQAVDQQNWDNSVKGLTQFPDVLQQMSGNLSWTSALGDAYFNSPQNVMNAVQVMRQRAYQAGNLKSGPQQNVQVQNQAPSAAPAQSSAEAQQVSVEGGQTTVVQAPPQTIVIQNSSPEVVYVPQYNPTVVYGAPVAPYPGYSTAAMVTTGLVSFGVGMMVGAMMSNNCCGWGYNSWGCGWNNASVTYNRNTYVSTSNTFTNRSNYNRNYQGGNRPSQLPARAGGAGGVGGVGGPGRVGGAGGVGGVGGVGGVGGRNGVGDRNGVGGRNGVGDRNGVGGNRGGDFGSAPKFDQGRNQAQFRDQGRGDQGGVGDRGGIGNQGSAGNRGNAGGARPSQQPNFGGRNGGGAAAQPRPSTNDRQAVRGYGDGGNRGGNNGLGNYSQGGNARANSSRGQQSLNSGGNRSGGASAPAARSGGGGGANRGGGGGANRSGGNRSGGRR
- a CDS encoding S9 family peptidase; the protein is MRSLQLAALLALATVAAAQTPPSTKTPTIDQSLETFSVNAPQLSPDGKRVIYEQSRTNWENNSFDTELWIANADGTERHLLTVRAGSSSSASWSPDGQWIAFLSDRPAALKDSPSGQRQLYLMPADGGDAQQITKMEHGINGFEWAPDSKHIAFAAEGADPKTLKDRKDYFGDYHVIHADYQMTHLWLIEIPRADLAGRFPKPADPKQLTKDDYTINDFSFSPDGKHIAFSAQRDPDLISGFSADIYTVTVPDGAIKKIVDTPGPDGNPQWSPDGKQIAYETSNGNKYFFYTDQRLAVVPADGGTPQVLTADFDEDPGLIRWAPEGIYFSALQKMSSSLFLLDPATKAVKKIEMPGSTVAGSFSFSRDFKALAFRGSAENRFAEIYVSTLPSAAPVQITHASDQLSAFTLAHREAVQWKSGDGTTIEGVLYKPADFDAHKKYPLLVVIHGGPTGIDMPLINADRYYPIERFVARGALILRPNYRGSAGYGEAFRSLNVRNLGVGDYADVISGVDSLIAQGVVDKDRVGSMGWSEGGYISAFITASSNRFKAVSVGAGISDWTTYYANTDITPFTPQYLHATPWDDPEIYAKTSPIHYIAHAETPTLIQQGSNDRRVPVPNSFELRQALEDRGVPVKMVLYEGFGHGINKPKQQRAVMEENELWFNHYIFGDPLPASLTPVVPPKPVEK
- a CDS encoding GH1 family beta-glucosidase — translated: MKGITRRFFGKIMAGSAAAAASGLSLPAFAKSQASGSAPNPTRLQYPEGFLWGCATASYQIEGGAKDGGRGPSLWDVFSHTPGKTHEGDTGDVADDSYHLYKEDVRLLKNLGVQTYRMSMSWSRIFPEGKGKVNQTGVDYYSNVVDELLKNNITPYITLFHWDTPAALAGGWQNRDTSKAFADYAAFITKKLGDRVKHWMTTNEFVCFTDLGYKIGQFAPGLKLPDAQVNQVRHHGILAHGLAVQAIRANTPSGTQVGLAENATVYVPIIETKEHVEAAQKATRLGNAPFLTALMEGKYMNLYLEREGANAPKVEEGDFKAISSPLDFVGINVYTPFFVRADDSKQGYAEIPYPTSQPKMASPWILLAPECLYWAVRNVVDLWKIPALYITENGTSSDDVINSAGRIDDIDRIMYLRNHLSHLHRAVSEGYPVKGYFLWSLLDNFEWADGYSKRFGIHYVDFKTQKRTPKLSAEWYKNTIAQNAVL